DNA from Demetria terragena DSM 11295:
GGAGTCGGCAGTCGAAAGCCTCAAGGCTGACCTTGCCAAGGCCCAGGCGTCCGGTGACGAGAAGAAGATCACCGCAGCACAAGAAGCTCTCGACGCGCGCCAGGTCTGGCTTGACCAGGCCCGCAAGGCGGCGACGGACGCTGAAGGCGGCCGCTGAGGTGACGGATCGGTCGGCGTTGCAGTTCGAGGCCCCCGGGTTCACGGTCGATGAGTGCGCGGACGGACTGTGTGCGTACGTCGACGCCAGCCCCTCCCCCTTCCATGCCGTGGCGACCAGCGCTCGGATGCTGGACGAGGCGGGTTTCCATCGGTTGGAGGAAGCCGAGGAGTGGGCTGCCGAACGCGGCAGGTTCTACACGGTTCGCGGTGGCTCACTCGTGGCCTGGTCGACCGAGCATGCCGCCGGTCCGGAAAGCCCGATGCGCGTCGTCGGAGCACATACCGACTCCCCGAACCTGCGCATCAAACCGCGACCTGACCTGGCGCGCGCCGGGTGGCAGCTCCTGGGTGTCGAGGTCTACGGCGGCGCGTTGATCAATACCTGGCTCGATCGCGACCTCGGCCTTTCTGGCCGCGTCACCCTGCGGGACGGCGACCGGCTGGCCACTCGCTTGGTACGCATTGATGACCCGCTCTTGCGGGTATCTCATCTGGCGATTCACCTCGACCGCTCGATCCACGACGACGGTGTGAAACTCAACCCGCAGCAGCACCTGGCCCCGCATTGGGGGTTGGGCGATGAGCCGGGCGACTTCGTGGGATACATCGCTGATCAGGTGGCGGCCCGTCCCGAGGACATCCTCGGATGGGACTTGATGACGCACGATCTCAATCCGGCGCGGCGGGTAGGTCGTGACCGCGACCTGGTCGCAGCACCCCGCTTGGACAACCTGGCGACCAGTTTTGCCGGGACCCGAGCGTTGATCGCTGCCGTCGACGTCCCCCCAGTCCAACCCACGACGCAGGTCATCGTGCTCTTCGATCATGAGGAAGTCGGCAGCACCTCCGAGCGCGGCGCGGGATCACAGTATTTCCCCGCCATGGTCGAG
Protein-coding regions in this window:
- a CDS encoding M18 family aminopeptidase, with protein sequence MTDRSALQFEAPGFTVDECADGLCAYVDASPSPFHAVATSARMLDEAGFHRLEEAEEWAAERGRFYTVRGGSLVAWSTEHAAGPESPMRVVGAHTDSPNLRIKPRPDLARAGWQLLGVEVYGGALINTWLDRDLGLSGRVTLRDGDRLATRLVRIDDPLLRVSHLAIHLDRSIHDDGVKLNPQQHLAPHWGLGDEPGDFVGYIADQVAARPEDILGWDLMTHDLNPARRVGRDRDLVAAPRLDNLATSFAGTRALIAAVDVPPVQPTTQVIVLFDHEEVGSTSERGAGSQYFPAMVERITAQLGGDRQDMLRSLASTVIASGDMAHATHPNYAERHEPQHTIAMNGGPVLKVNNKLRYATDSVGAASFRAAGQQAGVPVQSFVVRSDLPCGSTVGPMTAASTGAITVDFGAPTLSMHSIRELAGSTDQAMYAACLAAFLSPEVTVG